The proteins below are encoded in one region of Silene latifolia isolate original U9 population chromosome 2, ASM4854445v1, whole genome shotgun sequence:
- the LOC141641633 gene encoding uncharacterized protein LOC141641633, translating to MIYTIVITITWRKKKTGSENVFEILDRALASPSWISSYPNMQFVHHAFTSSDHCPISVKFQDQNHKKAPHFRFELMWTLRNDFSKMVKSCWHYQFRGSYMFCLSQKCKLLKQKAKKWNQSTFGNIFRQLSIAEKKLENIQKQLGSSHIAHLENAQLRWLKKRDALLDYKRVYWQQKSRITKANFGDNNTKFFQSYATIRRSRNGINQFINKNGACITDQELIKQEISDEFKLRFTKN from the coding sequence ATGATCTACACGATTGTCATCACAATTACTTGGAGAAAAAAGAAAACTGGTTCTGAAAATGTCTTTGAAATTCTTGATAGAGCTTTAGCCTCTCCTAGTTGGATTAGTAGTTATCCAAACATGCAGTTTGTGCATCATGCTTTTACTAGCTCAGATCATTGTCCTATCTCTGTGAAGTTTCAGGACCAGAATCATAAGAAAGCGCCTCATTTTCGTTTTGAACTCATGTGGACTCTCCGAAATGATTTCAGTAAAATGGTCAAAAGTTGTTGGCATTATCAGTTTCGAGGATCGTATATGTTTTGTCTTTCTCAAAAATGCAAACTTTTAAAACAAAAGGCTAAGAAATGGAATCAGTCTACATTTGGTAATATTTTTAGACAACTTTCAATTGCTGAAAAAAAGTTAGAAAATATTCAAAAACAACTAGGCTCTTCTCATATTGCCCATTTAGAAAACGCTCAATTGAGATGGCTGAAAAAGCGTGATGCACTTCTTGACTATAAACGTGTTTATTGGCAACAAAAATCTCGTATAACCAAAGCGAATTTTGGAGATAACAATACCAAGTTTTTTCAAAGTTATGCTACGATTAGACGTAGTAGAAATGGTATTAATCAGTTTATTAATAAGAATGGTGCTTGTATTACTGATCAAGAACTTATTAAACAAGAAATTTCTGACGAGTTTAAACTTAGGTTTACAAAAAATTAA